From Cotesia glomerata isolate CgM1 linkage group LG3, MPM_Cglom_v2.3, whole genome shotgun sequence:
tttatttttcagaaaaaattagttCAAGATAATACTGCGTATATTcgtgaaataattattcaacgAGGCTTGGAGTTATATCGAAGTATCGTAGGACAAGAATTTACCGAGCtaattgaattgaaaaaagcTATTATTATggatttaacatttgaaaagTCGAAATTAACTCCTAAAACTTTGATATTATGAAGTaaatataacataaatttattaattatgtaaaaataatatatgtttaaagattatttacgcacaataaaaattttataaatcattaACTTGAAGATTCGACatatttcaaaagttattttattctgACAAGCaatgataaaaatgatttatattgaaaatcgTTATTTTGATTGTTTACAACTGCCAAAGTCATTTCACAAAGTAATTTTAGTTTTcgtaaaacagtaaaaaaaaaatcgtcaagtaaaattattaattatcctcTTCGTAAAGTCAAGTCAGTAAAGAACGGTAGACTCAATGAATATGAAAAAGAATTGAGAAGGATCATGGTAGATTACTTCATAGTGTAAACTGTTGGACGTAGATTTATGGgatagcaataaaaaaattgatattctttttctactcatcaaaaatttaatttatcttgtgaaataatattaacacTGAAATTTGTCCACCAATTTcatctataaataattctcaTAACTAgatgtataattaaaaacaggTCAACAAAGCCGtttaataacattataaaaagaaaatgaagTGCCATACGTTACTAGCACACTACCCCACAAGACCGTTAGTAAGTGCAGTAGGCCAAATTCAGTTATGTGAAGAGGATGATATATCCATGCACAATTGACTTTTGCATCATTGActaacagtaaaaattgtttCATCTCTTCAGAGAGGCAAAAATATCAACTCTATTACTCCGAGACGATAGGCCATTTCGAACAAAAGATGCTAATATTGAACTCTAAATAGCTTCAAATAACTGTAAAACGATGTCTTAGATCTCGAAGAGTTCAAAAATTACATCATAGCATGCTTAAAATTACATACCTGAGTATCAACTCAACTTTTTCTTACTTGAAagttgcgaaaaaaaatttttaacttctcattaagaaaattgaaaattttcaaaagttgggaagttattgatttattgATACTGAGTTATTGATTCgtttgtgagttatcgttgtcgaaagaaaaccgaaaagtgttttttcggaattacttcgaaatttctagttcgatcaatttaaacttaaaatttcattatgaggctttaaaaactgcgttgaatgccacgaactgcgtgaaaatcggttcattcattcaaaagttatttcggtttgaaaattcaaaaaatagtgttttattaaacttctatcagatttttgagctcggacagctcaaaatgacatgaaaattatttttttgagctcgaagagcttaaaaacgtaataagtgcaattttgaacgcttaagtatggaattagcgggaagttccaGGGAtgacctttagggtcaaccatttttctaattttttttttttaacttcccgctaagaaaattgaaaatttgattttaaaagtgatttttttgaattacaccgaaatttccgGTCTGATTAATTTGtagaaaactgcgtcgaatgccgccgaccgcgtgaaaatcggttcattaattcaaaagtaattgaagtttgaaaatttaaataatagtgttttattaaacttctatcagacttttgagctcaaaagcatagaacagcCAACTATTTGaactcagagagctcaaaataaaacataaatcgtatttttgagctcgaagagctcaaaaacgtcctaactgcaattttaagcgcttaggtatggaattagcgggaagttgcaaggatgacattcagggtcaaccgtttttctaatttttttaattaaaaattcttatgtttgaaataaataaaaatctcatCTCGAAATTTTCAAGATCTATTGAGTGATTTGACATGAAATGACTCAATTATACGTTTTTGTttgatttgtaatttattatgaaagcGCAtgtctttaaaatattatatatgttaaaatttgttaacaattttgataaattaaagatGACTTCAATTGTTTTTAGTAGAAACAATGGCTTCAGTGCTTGTTTGACTGTGTGTGAGTTCTGAAGTAACTTTTCTATCCGGTACGTGGAAAAAATATAGCATAAATCCTGCAGCTAGTAATAAATGCATTCCAATAATTACGGCAATAAATATTGGTTTTTGTTTACCTGttagaaaaaatgaatattagaAATTTCATGTTAAATATTAGATCGCTTATAAATATCGATACCTAAAGAGTgtcatattttaatttataatttaaatatactatttattaatttagaaaaattccATAACTATagaaatattactttttataaGTGGTATTAAACATCGAAGTAGCACCCCTCCAGACATTAATGATGCTACACCAACTAATAACCACTGAAACCATCCTATTTGAATAGTCCACAAAATAGCTACAGGAATGTAAATTGATAAAGAGTAACCATAAAGACATAGAAGGTCTAAAATCCTTAAATCTTGAGTAgtctaaaatcaataaaaatctgATAAAGTATTGGAATCCTAGAATAATGCATATTCTTATCATaaacttttgtaaaaaaagtcaacgTTACCTTTGTAAGCTGTGATTGTAAAATATCCTCTTGTGAATTATTACCCCATCTAATCCCACTCCAAATACTAAGGGGTAATAACCAAACGTAGATACATATCGTTATTGCAGCATATGATACCAAATGAAAATCGTACTTCCAATGATATTTTCCATTATTAGctgtttgtaaataattagcGAAATTTCCGCTTATGGCCACTACAAATATAAGAGTAACAGAAATCCAGAATGGTCCGTAAAGGTCGGGATTTGGTTTAATgtgagataataaataattattatcactctTTGGTaacatagattttttaattcgttcAAATACTTCATGAGAGTCaacgttaaaaaattgttgataaaattCTAGAGTCCAAAACATCTTATTATCTTttgctgaaaataaaaatatttttaatttacattttctaataaatgaaaagatctaagaaatttttaaagtttttacaTTTATACATAAAGTTTAAACATAATgtcttatttataaaataattgtttcttcaattgttttattatcgTTTTAATTAACTGATGTATTATCGTAAACGGTAACATACCATAAGATCCGAAGTTATTATATCCGCGCGACAATAAATCTTCGGCGTTACATCCAGGACATTATATCCGAGCGACAGTATATCTGCGACATTATATCCATGCCATGATGATagtgatgataatgatgatgatgagtaATAAGGCAGGGTAAGAACAGGCGGAAAATTGGACAGGGTCCAGGGGCGGAGCTCTGGTGGGGTGGGGGTAGTAAGGGTAGTAAAGGTGAGGGCAgtctcaaaatatttttcattcttGTAAACTTTATCATGTGAAGTTTGGGTTACCCAATTACCTTTTCAGTACAATTCGTGCTCCTTATATACGCAGGGTGCTGACTTCACAACACTAATAATAAAGtttcatttctaaaaataatatgatttttctaatatttttaaaatattgtctctcgattaagaaatcattaaaattatatctaattatgTATGCctattaataattctaatgattatgtttatttaaatttataattatttatgagatTTGTATTCTAGTATGAATTACatgatataataaataaaatttaaaatgtaatatACTACAATTTCctgatattaatattgattgaTTGTTGTCATATTTTTTCGATTAGTGTTTCAAGGATTTAATGGTACGAATATAATGTCGTAGATTTAGTTGCAGGCAGATATAATGGCTTTGGATATGATGACGTAGAACCATCGTAAACATAATGTAGTAAAGAGgacaatttaatttcaaattgaGAATATTATTTAGCTTTTAGTTATTCATTAGACGtaattttagaagaaaattcAATAGAAAACAAATGATGATTAACcacttttaattaatgtctaagagaatttatattatttagtagATCCATAATTATGGTAATAAAATGACAATCGAAGTTGATGCATTTTGAGAGGAACTTCTGTATGCTTAATATACTCTTGGAGGTTAAaaagaaaagttatttttaatttctatcaatttaaaactcaaaaaatataattttagtcAAATCTGATCAGAATAATGTTCGCTTTGTAATCGCAAAAAGTatgcaaaaatattaaaaaaaaaattaataactcgtcaaaaaaaaagcttttgaaaaattgaatggTCAGGTTTTCctacaaattaatttgattttcaaGTTTACAAGGTCACAATACATAAGAGAAGACTTAGTTTATTTATGAGTTTCAAAATTGTCTGAAAAAGTAACGCCGTGATAggctaattaaaaaatttcggattatcaatttgaaaaattgaaaaggtAGTCACCCTTATTTGAATCTAATGATACAGATGAAACAAACAGTCTCATCAGTTTCAATTCAAATCCATAATTATTAGTGCTGTACAATTTGGCCGACTTAACCGGCCAGAAAGTTTAACCAAGTTAATTAGTTCATCGGCCAGCTGGTTAATCCAAATTAACCGGTTAAACCGATTAACTAGTTAACCGGTTAAATTAGTTAAACGGTTAACTGATTAACCGGTTAAATGTTTAATCggttaaattgtaaatttacattttccattatataaataataaattattattaaagctaatatttttaatatatttacactaatatttatttattttatgttttaatttaagataattatttattatggaTATTTATATAACtgaatgataatttttttgttttataacaTAATATTATGGGTCACTCCATATCAAATCGACCAATGGTTGGAATtgacccctttcgatttggataaattttggtcagaataTTTCTCTTATCAtataacgaagttctgccaaaggaaaaaaaataaaaaaacttttttcacaagatatgcaaattcaaaatttcgcgatttttccagtttttcaattttgattttgtaatatctcgaacgctattatAAATGAAGGaatgacatggaatgacccataatattatgttataaaacaaaaaaattatcattcaGTTATATAAATAtccataataaataattatcttaaattaaaacataaaataaataaatattagtgtaaatatgttaaaaatattagatttaataataatttattatttatataatggaaaatgtaaatttacaatttaaccGATTAACCATTTAACCGGTTAATCAGTTAACCGTTTAACTAATTTAACCGGTTAACTAGTTAATCGGTTTAACTGGTTAATTGGGATTAACCAGCTGGCCGATGAACTAATTAACCTGGCT
This genomic window contains:
- the LOC123261162 gene encoding protein YIPF1, with the translated sequence MSDPFNKADNTPFKSVENYSTDDIFSGRDRMNLNYEPSVQQNITIHQTETDLKNDIEGFSDSSNTNNAKDNKMFWTLEFYQQFFNVDSHEVFERIKKSMLPKSDNNYLLSHIKPNPDLYGPFWISVTLIFVVAISGNFANYLQTANNGKYHWKYDFHLVSYAAITICIYVWLLPLSIWSGIRWGNNSQEDILQSQLTKTTQDLRILDLLCLYGYSLSIYIPVAILWTIQIGWFQWLLVGVASLMSGGVLLRCLIPLIKSKQKPIFIAVIIGMHLLLAAGFMLYFFHVPDRKVTSELTHSQTSTEAIVSTKNN